A genomic stretch from Pseudomonadota bacterium includes:
- a CDS encoding AtpZ/AtpI family protein — MNDKDREGVDGTDALQKRIEALREQQHEKPSSEGASLAHAVTLFMSMGFSFVGALVAAIMLGGWMAKRTGQEYWYLIGIAVGLASGISVVWRLLRPLMKSTR; from the coding sequence TTGAATGACAAGGACCGAGAGGGCGTCGACGGAACCGACGCCTTGCAGAAGCGCATCGAGGCGCTGAGAGAGCAGCAGCACGAGAAACCGAGCAGCGAAGGGGCCTCCCTTGCCCACGCCGTGACCCTCTTCATGAGCATGGGGTTCTCATTTGTCGGCGCCCTGGTGGCGGCGATCATGCTCGGAGGGTGGATGGCCAAGCGAACCGGGCAAGAGTACTGGTATCTCATCGGAATCGCGGTGGGGCTTGCGAGCGGCATCAGCGTGGTGTGGCGTCTCCTGCGGCCGCTCATGAAGAGCACGCGATGA
- a CDS encoding UDP-N-acetylglucosamine 2-epimerase (non-hydrolyzing) produces MSIFGTRPEAIKMAPVVKALEADERFESRVCVTAQHREMLDQVLALFDIKPERDLGIMQANQTLTQITQRALEGVEQVLAEERPHMILVQGDTTTAFAATLAAFYQKIGVGHVEAGLRTDEIYDPFPEEMNRRMITVLADVHLPPTQASRTNLLACGVPAERIYLTGNTVIDAMQHILTHGDGALPPEVESGGRRRRLILVETHRRENLGAPMASVCRAIARIVADFDDVEVAFSVHRNPKVREVVMPALSGMPRVHLLEPMDYAVLVRLMKESYLVLTDSGGIQEEAPSLGVPALVLRKTTERPEGVEAGNARLVGTDEGVVYEQAARLLSNREEYLKMSQAANPYGDGLSSARVVGALAHHFKLQGSRPDEFTPRPVVGAR; encoded by the coding sequence ATGAGCATCTTCGGAACCCGCCCGGAGGCCATCAAGATGGCTCCCGTGGTGAAGGCGCTCGAAGCCGACGAGCGCTTCGAGTCGCGTGTCTGCGTGACGGCGCAGCATCGCGAGATGCTCGATCAGGTTCTGGCCCTCTTCGACATCAAGCCCGAGCGCGATCTCGGGATCATGCAGGCCAACCAGACGCTCACGCAGATCACCCAGCGCGCGCTCGAGGGCGTCGAACAGGTTCTTGCCGAGGAGCGCCCGCACATGATCCTCGTGCAGGGCGATACCACCACGGCCTTTGCCGCCACGCTGGCCGCGTTCTACCAGAAGATCGGCGTGGGCCACGTCGAGGCGGGCCTTCGCACCGACGAGATCTATGACCCGTTCCCGGAAGAGATGAACCGTCGCATGATCACCGTGCTCGCCGACGTGCATCTGCCGCCGACCCAGGCGTCCCGGACCAATCTCCTGGCGTGCGGCGTCCCGGCGGAGCGCATCTATCTCACGGGCAACACGGTCATCGACGCCATGCAGCACATCCTCACCCACGGCGACGGCGCCCTTCCGCCGGAGGTCGAGTCTGGGGGGCGGCGGCGCCGTCTCATTCTCGTCGAGACGCATCGTCGCGAGAACCTCGGGGCGCCCATGGCCTCGGTGTGCCGCGCCATCGCACGCATCGTGGCCGACTTCGATGATGTGGAGGTCGCCTTCAGCGTGCATCGCAACCCCAAGGTGCGCGAGGTGGTCATGCCCGCGCTCAGCGGCATGCCGCGGGTTCATCTGCTCGAGCCCATGGACTATGCGGTGCTGGTGCGCCTGATGAAGGAATCGTATCTGGTGCTCACCGACAGCGGCGGCATTCAAGAGGAAGCGCCGTCACTGGGCGTTCCCGCGCTCGTTCTTCGCAAGACCACCGAGCGCCCCGAGGGGGTGGAGGCCGGAAATGCCCGTCTCGTCGGCACCGACGAGGGCGTGGTCTACGAGCAGGCCGCGCGGCTCCTCTCGAACAGGGAAGAGTACCTGAAGATGAGCCAGGCGGCCAACCCGTATGGCGATGGGCTGTCGTCGGCCCGCGTGGTGGGGGCTCTGGCCCATCACTTCAAGCTTCAGGGAAGCCGTCCGGATGAGTTCACGCCGCGGCCCGTGGTGGGCGCGCGATAG